A stretch of Arachis hypogaea cultivar Tifrunner chromosome 15, arahy.Tifrunner.gnm2.J5K5, whole genome shotgun sequence DNA encodes these proteins:
- the LOC140179182 gene encoding uncharacterized protein encodes MGFIKMYKGIKEAVLSGETTPSSRGKRIILPSSFTGGPRYMIQNYQDAIAIYKVVGYLDLFIRFTCNSKWPEVKDIIKNGELNAEDRPDIVCRAFKAKLDILIKDIRVNKIFGRVSAAEDIDKIISVEIPDKNIDPRFVECTTVDDDGYPVYRRREDGSTTNKSGVDLDNHYVVPHNRLLLMRYDAHINVEWYNQSRLIKYLFKYVNKGYDRIIASFYKSAIESAELDEYDEVSMYYDCRYISPCEAAWRIFGFNIQYRDKSVMRLGFHLSDEQNANKDYIEARSLTYVELPTKFVWKANERMQLPRKSHSVIGRIFYVPPRSGKSYYLRLLLNYVKGATSYEEIRTLDGVMYATFKDACYARGLLDNDKEYVDAIKEANHWDQEHI; translated from the exons atggggtttatcaagatGTATAAGGGAATAAAGGAAGCAGTTCTTAGTGGGGAAACAACTCCATCATCGCGCGGCAAACGTATTATATTGCCATCTTCGTTCACGGGAGGTCCAAGGTATATGATTCAGAACTACCAAGATGCAATAGCAATATATAAGGTAGTTGGTTATCTAGATCTTTTCATTAGATTCACATGCAACTCCAAGTGGCCTGAGGTCAAAGACATTATCAAGAATGGAGAATTAAATGCAGAGGACAGACCTGACATAGTTTGTAGGGCATTCAAGGCTAAACTGGATATATTAATTAAAGACATCAGAGTGAACAAAATTTTTGGTAGAGTCTCTGCAG CTGAGGACATTGATAAAATTATATCAGTTGAGATACCTGATAAGAATATAGATCCT AGATTCGTGGAGTGCACAACAGTTGATGATGATGGCTACCCAGTATATAGACGCAGGGAGGATGGAAGTACTACTAACAAGTCAGGCGTCGATCTTGATAACCATTATGTCGTTCCGCACAATAGGCTACTGCTGATGAGATACGATGCTCACATAAATGTGGAGTGGTATAACCAATCAAGATTAATTAAGTATTTGTTCAAATATGTCAACAAAGGTTATGATCGCATAATAGCTTCATTCTATAAGAGTGCAATAGAGAGTGCTGAACTGGATGAATATGATGAGGTCAGTATGTATTATGACTGTAGGTACATATCTCCATGTGAAGCTGCTTGGAGAATTTTCGGATTTAACATACAGTATAGGGATAAATCAGTTATGAGATTAGGCTTCCACTTATCGGATGAACAGAAT GCAAATAAGGACTACATAGAAGCGAGATCACTAACGTATGTAGAACTACCTACAAAGTTTGTGTGGAAGGCGAATGAAAGGATGCAGTTGCCTCGAAAATCACATTCTGTTATTGGAAGGATTTTCTATGTTCCTCCAAGATCTGGTAAAAGTTATTATTTAAGACTTCTGCTCAACTACGTCAAGGGAGCGACATCATATGAGGAGATCAGGACTTTAGATGGTGTCATGTATGCTACATTCAAAGATGCATGTTACGCCCGCGGCCTTCTAGATAATGATAAGGAATATGTTGATGCTATAAAGGAAGCTAATCATTGGGATCAGGAACATATTTGA